One Camelina sativa cultivar DH55 chromosome 3, Cs, whole genome shotgun sequence genomic window carries:
- the LOC104778525 gene encoding putative transporter arsB, with protein MLMVIFQVITPEQAYAAIDLPILGLLFGTMVVSIYLERADMFKYLGTLLSWKSRGPKDLLCRVCLVSAVSSALFTNDTSCVVLTEFVLKIARQKNLPPHPFLLALATSANIGSSATPIGNPQNLVIAVQSKIPFGEFLFGVFPAMIVGITVNALLLLGMYWRVLSDHKEDEEKAGEVADSEVVSVAEEDVSSHRFSPATFPPPATSEESNLRMDAADTLRNRAGSAGESDLISRDSNASRELQTDAESQGDINDNNSMFKTKKWRRVLWKSSVYLITLGMLVSMLMGLNMSWAAITAALALAVLDFKDARPSLEKVSYSLLIFFCGMFITVDGFNKTGIPTALWDLMEPYAKIDQAKGTAVLAVVILVLSNVASNVPTVLLLGARVAASAMGREEEKKAWLLLAWVSTVAGNLTLLGSAANLIVCEQARRAGSHGYTLTFTKHFKFGLPSTLIVTAIGLLLIK; from the exons ATGCTAATGGTTATCTTCCAAGTGATAACACCGGAACAAGCTTACGCTGCCATCGATCTCCCCATCCTTGGCCTTCTCTTTGGCACTATGGTTGTTAGTATATACCTTGAGAGAGCTGATATGTTCAAGTACTTAGGCACATTGCTCTCTTGGAAAAGCAGAGGACCTAAAGACTTGCTTTGTCGAGTCTGTCTTGTTTCCGCGGTTTCAAGCGCTCTTTTCACTAATGATACTTCTTGTGTGGTTTTAACCGAGTTTGTGTTGAAGATCGCTAGGCAAAAGAACCTCCCTCCTCACCCTTTTTTGCTCGCTTTGGCCACGAGTGCCAATATTGGTTCTTCCGCTACTCCCATTGGGAATCCTCAGAATCTTGTTATTGCTGTTCAAAGCAAGATACCCTTTGGGGagtttctttttggtgtttttcctGCTATGATTGTTGGTATTACCGTCAATGCTTTGCTTCTTCTCGGTATGTATTGGCGGGTGTTGTCTGATCATAAAGAGGACGAAGAGAAAGCAGGAGAAGTTGCTGATTCTGAAGTTGTCTCTGTTGCTGAAGAAGATGTCAGCTCTCATAGGTTTTCGCCAGCTACGTTTCCACCACCAGCTACATCCGAAGAATCGAACTTGAGAATGGATGCTGCTGATACGCTCAGAAACAGAGCGGGTTCGGCTGGTGAGAGCGATCTTATAAGCCGCGATTCAAACGCGTCAAGAGAACTACAAACCGACGCAGAGTCTCAAGGAGATATCAATGACAACAACAGTATGTTCAAAACCAAGAAATGGAGAAGAGTTTTATGGAAGTCAAGTGTTTATTTAATCACGTTAGGGATGCTAGTGTCTATGCTTATGGGTTTAAACATGTCGTGGGCTGCAATTACCGCGGCTCTAGCTCTCGCTGTTCTTGATTTCAAAGACGCAAGGCCATCTCTCGAGAAG GTGTCGTACTCGCTTTTGATCTTCTTCTGCGGGATGTTCATAACCGTTGATGGATTCAACAAAACTGGTATCCCTACCGCTTTATGGGACCTAATGGAGCCATATGCCAAAATCGATCAAGCCAAAGGAACCGCGGTTCTAGCAGTTGTGATTCTTGTCCTCTCCAATGTAGCCTCTAATGTACCTACCG TGCTTTTGCTGGGAGCAAGAGTGGCGGCATCAGCAATGGGGagggaggaggagaagaaggcgTGGTTGTTGCTGGCGTGGGTGAGCACGGTGGCTGGGAACTTGACGTTGCTTGGTTCAGCTGCAAACCTGATAGTGTGTGAGCAAGCACGCAGAGCAGGGAGCCATGGATACACTCTCACTTTCACAAAACACTTCAAGTTTGGTTTACCTTCAACACTCATCGTCACTGCCATTGGTCTCCTCTTAATCAAGTAA
- the LOC104759624 gene encoding uncharacterized calcium-binding protein At1g02270-like produces the protein MQSHHHQNRSTTTTRTRLSFFFLRSRFIPSFSSPLSFFFVFAAVPLPIYYFSGLLSRVNKPVSLMRLNSNLASSMVDSNISCTTFNILAPIYKRVDQQNQSIRESDFHELWLARNQRILDLLLHKRSSVICLQEVWVGNEELVNMYHDQLATSGYTLFQLARTNGRGDGLLTAIHKDHFKIVNYRELLFNDFGDRVAQLLHVKSVVPFTLNGKQDILQEFIIVNTHLLFPHDSSLSVVRLHQVYKILEYLEAYQKENTLSHIPIILCGDWNGSKRGHVYKFLRSQGFISSYDDAHQYTDSDAHRWVSHRNHRGNICGVDFIWLCNPSDSRKPLRTSWVEAVFSIIKYQLHKASIAEGDAFAFLGANNHSDSLTYSDFCQALQKVNLTGIPHGLSFEETKELWVRADLDGNGVFDYEELKKIWNTTMVNKPGNCRESMMESKKEEGEEEEEEEEEEEEEEEEAIGLRVKKAVLFPQEAEKGLWPENYNISDHACLTVQFSPVKMLCS, from the exons ATGCAAagccatcatcatcagaatcgaAGCACAACAACAACGAGAACAAGgctcagcttcttctttctacGGTCTCGATTCATCCCTTCCTTCTCTTCCCcactctccttcttcttcgtcttcgctGCCGTCCCTCTTCCGATCTACTACTTTTCCGGTTTACTCTCCAGAGTCAACAAACCGGTTTCACTTATG aGACTCAACTCCAACTTAGCTTCTTCAATGGTGGATTCGAACATATCTTGTACCACCTTCAATATACTGGCTCCAATTTATAAACGCGTTGATCAGCAG AATCAGAGTATTCGAGAGAGCGATTTCCACGAGCTTTGGTTAGCTCGTAACCAGCGGATTTTAGATTTGTTACTCCATAAACGCTCTTCAGTTATCTGTCTCCAG GAAGTTTGGGTTGGGAATGAGGAATTAGTCAACATGTATCACGACCAGCTTGCCACTTCAGGCTACACTCTTTTTCAGCTGGCTAGAACCAATGGTCGTGGTGATG GTCTTTTAACTGCCATCCATAAGGACCactttaaaattgtaaattaccGGGAGCTGCTCTTTAACGATTTTGGAGACCGCGTTGCTCAGCTCTTACATGTCAAATCAGTTGTTCCCTTTACGCTTAATGGCAAGCAAGACATTCTACAAGAATTCATTATAGTGAACACTCACCTGTTATTTCCTCATGATTCTAGCTTGTCTGTTGTAAGGTTGCATCAG GTTTACAAAATTCTTGAATATTTGGAAGCTTACCAAAAGGAAAATACACTTAGTCACATCCCCATTATTCTCTGCGG TGACTGGAATGGAAGCAAACGCGGGCATGTCTACAAATTCTTGAGATCTCAAGGGTTCATATCATCATACGATGATGCTCACCAGTATACAGACAGTGATGCTCATAGG TGGGTTAGCCACAGAAACCACAGGGGAAATATATGCGGAGTTGATTTCATATGGCTCTGTAACCCTAGTGATTCAAGAAAACCATTGAGAACAAGTTGGGTGGAAGCTGTTTTCAGCATTATCAAG TATCAACTTCACAAAGCTTCCATAGCCGAGGGCGATGCCTTTGCTTTTCTTGGGGCAAATAATCATAGTGATTCACTAACCTACTCTGACTTTTGCCAAGCACTTCAAAAG GTAAATCTAACGGGTATTCCACATGGACTTAGCTTCGAAGAAACTAAAGAGCTATGGGTTAGAGCTGATCTTGATGGAAATGGTGTCTTCGACTATGAAGAACTCAAG AAAATTTGGAACACGACGATGGTGAACAAACCTGGAAACTGCAGAGAGAGTATGATGGAgagtaagaaagaagaaggtgaagaagaagaagaagaagaagaagaagaagaagaagaagaagaagaagcaatcggATTGAGAGTAAAGAAAGCGGTTTTGTTTCCGCAAGAAGCAGAGAAAGGACTGTGGCCGGAGAACTACAATATCTCTGATCATGCTTGTCTGACCGTACAATTTTCTCCTGTCAAAATGCTTTGTAGctaa
- the LOC104759630 gene encoding uncharacterized protein LOC104759630, with the protein MNTEWEMDLGRKQTFFKCTKWQFEDTLDPINCPLHYFCDSLYAGDYPQIIDVLVFFFVTVSYLTALIAMLRKVLSRRSRRQDGDYDDGGDDDDKAKMYLVPSGPISFPLIILILAKGQRINTVFPISIFGPAILQLVQLSVLIFENNIEKEASFVFFEASTVSGILHASLYLDAVILPYYTGYDALVTSTFSGVCKSCVCRKEPLIVGGNIVAYRGWSSTTFLVVGVLCLRIICKLCREEAKRKKVTVIKMAVEGLAWVVLIRDCVYLAVMSPVEEPVLFIAFVYGSVLVLICVYVITQVCCLVSRRSSKKTSDT; encoded by the coding sequence ATGAACACAGAATGGGAAATGGATTTGGGTCGAAAGCAAACTTTTTTCAAATGCACCAAGTGGCAATTCGAAGACACACTTGATCCTATCAACTGCCCTTTACATTACTTTTGCGACAGCCTCTACGCCGGCGACTACCCTCAAATCATTGATGTTctagttttcttcttcgtcACAGTTTCTTACTTGACGGCGCTAATAGCTATGTTAAGGAAAGTACTatcaagaagaagcagaagacaagatggtgattatgatgatggtggtgatgatgatgataaagcaAAAATGTACTTAGTTCCTTCTGGTCCAATCTCTTTCCCTTTGATCATCTTGATCCTTGCAAAAGGTCAAAGGATCAATACCGTTTTCCCAATTTCCATCTTCGGACCTGCAATCCTGCAGCTCGTTCAGCTCTCAGTGCTTATATTCGAGAACAACATCGAAAAAGAAGCAAGCTTTGTCTTCTTTGAAGCCTCTACTGTCTCTGGAATTCTCCACGCCAGCCTTTACTTAGACGCTGTGATTCTTCCCTACTATACAGGATACGATGCTCTGGTCACTTCTACGTTCTCTGGAGTTTGCAAGTCTTGTGTCTGCAGGAAAGAGCCATTGATAGTGGGAGGGAACATTGTGGCTTACCGGGGATGGTCTAGTACAACGTTCTTGGTTGTGGGTGTTCTGTGTTTGAGGATTATATGCAAGTTATgcagagaagaagcaaagaggaaAAAAGTTACGGTGATTAAAATGGCAGTGGAAGGATTGGCATGGGTTGTTCTTATACGAGATTGTGTGTATTTGGCTGTTATGTCACCTGTTGAAGAGCCCGTCTTGTTTATAGCTTTTGTGTATGGTTCTGTTCTTGTGTTGATATGCGTTTATGTAATCACACAAGTTTGTTGTTTGGTCAGTCGGAGGTCGAGTAAGAAGACATCAGACACGTGA